The following coding sequences lie in one Rutidosis leptorrhynchoides isolate AG116_Rl617_1_P2 chromosome 4, CSIRO_AGI_Rlap_v1, whole genome shotgun sequence genomic window:
- the LOC139843098 gene encoding uncharacterized protein encodes MLETNKDASIAERITHRNGLSYGNWSWTRDPTSRATNEITELNSIVSSVSLSDKQHSWKYNLDSTGIFTTKSLASLINSLRFGNNALSLSTPRNKLLPQKVYIFIWRAIQNKIPVRFEIDKRGIDLDSTLCPLCELEVETTEHILCSCPNSALLWKLVLDWWAQDVSLISNLNEAIINNQPFAHNIPGSSIYQATKWITCYIIWKHRNLKVFSKKTWSPASILSEIQTQSFSWISKRSYKKKTIEWHQWLINPSFFVVDTTHRVGIG; translated from the coding sequence ATGCTTGAAACAAACAAAGATGCCTCGATCGCTGAAAGAATTACACACCGCAATGGACTTTCTTATGGTAACTGGAGCTGGACAAGGGACCCAACTAGTCGGGCCACAAACGAAATCACAGAATTAAATAGCATAGTATCTTCTGTTTCGTTATCCGATAAACAACATTCCTGGAAATACAATTTAGACTCCACAGGGATATTCACTACCAAGTCCTTGGCATCTCTGATCAACTCCCTTCGGTTTGGTAATAACGCGTTAAGCTTGTCAACGCCCCGTAACAAACTCCTACCGCAAAAAGTATATATCTTTATATGGAGAGCCATACAAAACAAGATCCCGGTCAGATTTGAAATAGACAAAAGGGGCATTGATCTCGATTCCACTTTATGCCCTTTGTGCGAATTGGAAGTTGAAACCACCGAACATATCCTGTGTTCGTGCCCCAATTCGGCACTCTTATGGAAACTTGTTCTTGATTGGTGGGCCCAAGATGTTTCTCTAATATCCAATCTTAACGAAGCCATCATCAACAATCAGCCATTCGCTCACAACATCCCCGGATCCTCAATTTATCAAGCAACCAAATGGATTACATGCTACATAATCTGGAAACATAGGAATTTGAAAGTTTTCTCCAAAAAAACGTGGTCCCCGGCCTCGATCTTATCTGAAATACAAACACAAAGTTTTAGCTGGATTTCCAAAAGATCTTACAAAAAGAAAACAATCGAGTGGCACCAATGGCTCATCAACCCCTCCTTCTTTGTCGTGGATACCACACACCGTGTTGGGATTGGCTAA